The following proteins are encoded in a genomic region of Dokdonia donghaensis DSW-1:
- a CDS encoding gliding motility-associated C-terminal domain-containing protein — protein MKIRLIVAFIVLCNAFAKAQESLHNFGNIQIHQDGAIGFHGDLINDGDFDNNLGLAGFYNPTEELFVLGNNKPVFFNMEVDVPNDLNFEVSVGVTSLLDFINGRITTPREDLGINLDFTNNAIYLGESDSNHVDGYVTNQGNLEFDFPIGDDFKIRQLTVIPLNPAITTYQAAYFFEDPDTPSTLPGSFNTDLFENTLSIIDPNEYWDLNAPLPVQAKLTWDEDTQVPVLTDGLSSLRVVGFSNVLNRWVNLGNASFSGNEINGEITSELFDPNDFSAYTLGSVLKAGSGINVYTFFSPNGDGINETFVIEGLETSPDNELFIFNRWGVEVFSMKNYDNSFDGTSQGRVTIAEDNKLPVGTYYYVLKLKDQKDQAGAFYINR, from the coding sequence ATGAAAATTAGACTTATAGTTGCTTTCATTGTTCTTTGTAACGCTTTCGCGAAAGCGCAAGAATCCCTACACAACTTTGGAAATATCCAGATTCATCAAGACGGCGCGATTGGTTTTCACGGGGATTTAATCAATGACGGTGATTTTGATAACAATCTTGGTCTCGCTGGCTTTTACAATCCAACTGAAGAACTTTTTGTACTAGGTAATAACAAGCCTGTATTCTTCAATATGGAAGTTGACGTGCCAAATGACCTCAACTTTGAAGTATCTGTAGGAGTCACTAGCCTACTAGATTTTATAAACGGTAGAATTACCACTCCTCGTGAAGACCTTGGTATTAATCTTGACTTCACAAACAATGCGATCTATCTGGGTGAAAGCGATAGTAATCACGTAGATGGTTATGTTACAAATCAAGGTAACCTAGAATTTGACTTTCCTATAGGAGATGACTTTAAAATTCGCCAGCTTACGGTGATTCCTCTCAACCCTGCAATAACTACTTATCAAGCTGCATACTTTTTTGAAGATCCAGACACTCCTAGTACATTACCTGGATCATTTAACACAGACCTGTTTGAAAACACATTGTCTATTATAGATCCTAATGAGTATTGGGATTTGAACGCGCCGCTACCAGTACAAGCAAAACTTACTTGGGATGAAGATACTCAAGTGCCGGTACTTACAGATGGCTTGAGCTCACTGCGTGTTGTAGGCTTTTCTAATGTTTTAAATAGATGGGTGAATTTGGGAAATGCTAGTTTTTCTGGTAATGAGATAAATGGCGAGATTACTTCTGAGCTTTTTGATCCTAACGACTTTTCGGCATACACACTTGGATCTGTTCTCAAAGCTGGGAGTGGTATAAATGTCTATACATTCTTCTCTCCTAACGGAGATGGAATAAATGAAACCTTTGTGATAGAAGGTCTTGAAACTAGTCCAGATAATGAACTGTTTATCTTTAATAGATGGGGTGTAGAAGTTTTTAGTATGAAAAACTATGACAACTCTTTTGATGGAACTTCACAAGGAAGAGTCACTATTGCAGAAGATAACAAACTACCTGTAGGAACCTATTACTATGTCCTTAAACTTAAAGATCAAAAAGATCAAGCCGGTGCATTTTACATAAACCGCTAA
- a CDS encoding collagen-like protein, with protein MKKILFILFISVIAFAKAQTTDPAYLINVQKASQSEIDAYDPADLEIGMLVYNTDVNRIFEYTASGFLAILTEVDVSETVTTLVDNGNGTATYTNENNIPVTVGIVGPQGPAGPAGADGATGPQGPIGPAGADGADGATGPQGPLGPAGADGATGPQGPIGPAGADGATGPQGPTGPAGADGATGPQGPVGPKGADGATGPQGPAGADGATGPQGPAGPVGADGATGPQGPAGPAGADGATGPQGPAGPAGADGATGPQGPAGPAGTDGATGPQGPVGPSGTYTGFFIIDNTILTTTGTYTQAIVGIPFQPSQVTFKAHPNIGSFNINDDNALGANNTGLLENTFGAMNGFARAGSPIAQAVIFSGGSGSSINNISRYANNTQCIGLRYTNNNGSNLGVISASMASFTGNGFNLNVTYTLGTTGSAAVQNDILDESVIVLFTAYE; from the coding sequence ATGAAAAAAATATTATTTATTCTGTTTATCTCTGTGATCGCTTTCGCGAAAGCGCAAACCACAGACCCCGCATATTTAATAAATGTGCAGAAAGCATCACAGTCAGAAATAGACGCTTATGACCCAGCAGATCTGGAAATAGGAATGTTAGTCTATAATACGGATGTAAACCGCATATTTGAATATACGGCCTCAGGATTTTTGGCAATACTGACTGAAGTTGACGTTTCTGAAACTGTTACTACACTCGTAGATAATGGCAATGGAACTGCTACATATACAAATGAAAATAACATTCCTGTAACTGTAGGTATTGTTGGCCCTCAAGGACCAGCTGGACCGGCAGGTGCAGATGGAGCAACAGGACCACAAGGACCAATAGGACCGGCAGGAGCAGATGGAGCAGACGGAGCAACAGGACCACAAGGACCATTAGGTCCGGCAGGAGCAGACGGAGCAACAGGACCACAAGGACCAATAGGTCCGGCAGGTGCAGACGGAGCAACAGGACCCCAAGGACCAACAGGTCCGGCAGGAGCAGATGGAGCAACAGGACCACAAGGACCAGTAGGACCTAAAGGAGCAGACGGAGCAACAGGACCTCAAGGACCGGCAGGAGCAGACGGAGCAACAGGACCTCAAGGACCAGCAGGACCTGTAGGTGCAGACGGAGCAACAGGACCACAAGGACCAGCAGGTCCCGCAGGTGCAGACGGAGCAACGGGACCTCAAGGACCAGCAGGTCCCGCAGGTGCAGACGGAGCAACGGGACCTCAAGGACCGGCTGGACCAGCAGGTACAGATGGAGCAACAGGACCACAAGGACCCGTAGGGCCATCAGGTACCTATACTGGTTTTTTTATAATAGATAATACAATACTTACCACTACCGGGACATATACTCAGGCTATTGTAGGCATTCCATTCCAACCGTCGCAGGTTACTTTTAAGGCACATCCTAACATAGGTTCGTTTAACATTAATGATGACAATGCGCTAGGAGCAAATAATACTGGTTTACTAGAAAACACGTTTGGAGCAATGAATGGGTTTGCGCGTGCAGGTAGCCCTATTGCACAGGCGGTTATATTTTCTGGCGGAAGTGGTAGCTCTATAAATAACATATCTAGATATGCTAATAATACACAGTGCATAGGCTTAAGATATACTAACAATAACGGAAGTAATCTAGGTGTTATCTCTGCATCTATGGCAAGCTTTACTGGAAATGGATTTAATCTTAATGTAACGTACACACTAGGCACGACAGGTTCGGCGGCAGTACAAAATGACATACTAGATGAATCTGTAATTGTTCTATTTACAGCATACGAATAA